The sequence GATAGTTGGTGTAAAATGGCCAAGAGTTCTGGGTAGTCACTCACAGGGACAATGTCAGCTCAGGTTGATGGTAACTGATGGACTGGAGAGGAAGATTCTGGGCCCCTGACTGAGCATTCCCAAGATGTGAGGACCCCTGGGTGTGATGGCggtgagaagagagggaagggcaggGTCTGAAGCACAGGGGAGGAAGCGTTTTGCTAGAAGAGGATGGTACAAAGGCAGAAGCCTGGGCCTGGGAGGACAGACACTGCTCCAGGCCCAGGGACGGATCAGGAGGGGTGGAGCCAGGGCTGCGCATATGGGtcacatgtgtgcatgtggggACACGTGTGTcaatgtgtgtatctgtgtgaggAGACTTGTGACTGTGTGCTGTAAGATGTGAGAATGTACATGTTGATGTGTGTGTGAGGATGTGTGTTAATAAAGTGTTTGCTTGTCTTGGACCTCAATACCCTGCTTCTGGTGGCCATCTGTGTCATTGGGTCCCAAGGCCAGCAGGGGTGGAGCCCTGATGAGAGGAGATGCTGGCAGTGCTGGCGGAGATGAGTGTGTATGTACTAATGAGTGTGGGAGTGAAAtggaaaattgtgtgtgtgtgtgtgttcaggatTCAGCTTGACCAAGGGGCAGGAGAGGTCTCTGTGAGGTGACTGAGGTCTAAGGGGAGGGAGTTTATAGTGGAACAAGGGTTTCTGAGGTGGAAGGGCAGAGAGATGTGGGAGATGAGAGGATGGGCTTGGAGGGCAGCCCTTGGGGAGTGGTCTGGGCTGAAATGCCCTGGACTTAAATATCCCAGTGGAATCAGGGTGGGGGATCCAGTTTTGGACTTGTCTGAGGGGCCCAGGCATGGATTTTAAGAAGAACACAGTGCCTGTCCTCTAGGTCCCCCAGGTCTAAGATTGGGACTTTACACACAGATGATGTGAATAGCAATGCCGTGTGCAGATGCGTTGCATACACCTGTGTAGGCATTGTGCATATTTGCATGTGTAAACGTGGGTGCACTTAAGTGTGTGTGCAGTGCTTAAATGCTGGGGTCACAGCCCATTGACTCCCCAATCCCTCCCCAAGTacttccctccaccccctggGCTATACTTCCTCAGACTTCTGTTCCCCTGCTTCCCTTAGGTTGGCTCTCGCCAGCCCTCCTCCTGACACTGCTTCTCTTGCAGGGACGCCTCCTTCCCAGCCCCTTCAGCAGCAGAGTCTCTGCTCCAGGCTCTGGCTCAGTCTTCCGGTCCTGGGCTTCAGCGACCTGCTGCTGATGGCCATCTGTGTGATTGGGTCCCAAAGTGAGGGTCACAGGGGCCAGTGGAGATGAAGCCCTGATGAGGAGGTGGAGATATGGGCAGTGCTGGGGGCGTGAGAGCTCTGACGGGAAGAGATGGAGGCAGTGAGGTGCAGTGCTGAGCGAgtatggggcagggtgggggtggtgagggaGACAGTGCCATGACCATGACGGGGCTGTCACATGGGCACAGACCCCTCCACTTCGTCCTGTGCCCTCTCCCTCCTGACAAGGAACACAGATGCAAGTGGAGTTTTGGACCCTAAAAGAAGCTTTCAACAACTTCTCCTCCAGCACCCTGACGGAGATCCGGGCTCTCGGCTCCCATGGTGAGCAGGTGCTCCCCGAGGGGACGTGCTGGGTCTGATTGGGTGGGTGAAGCACCGGTTTACCAGGACAGGTTTGCTGGACTCTGAGGTGGGTGCCCAGGGTCTGGTCTGCAAAAGGATGTTTGGGGTGCCGTGGACAGATAACCCAGCCTGAGGAGCTGGGCAAGGCTTCTAGGGACACTGATCCCTGGGCTGAGGGACACTGAGGGCGGAATAGGCAGGTGAAGAGGATGGCGGTCAGTGGCAGGTGGAGAGGACAAATCTGGAATGACCAGGAGGTGAGGAAGACCACTGCATGTTTGGGGACTGCAAACACTTCCAGCGTGGCAGGAACTAAGTGGCAAGGGGTGGGCCGGGAGGTAGGTAGGGGCCGCACCTGGCAAACCGCTGTGTTAATAAAGTGAGGCGTTATCTTGAGAAAATGGGGCATATGCAAGGGATTGAAGCAGGGGAGCAGCCCGAGTAGGTTTGTTCCTCAGAAAGCCACGGTGGCAGTGTGGGGAGACTGGCAGAGGCGGGGAGGCCCGGGGCAGAGCCCGAACCTCCCAGATGAAGGTGACGGTGGCTTGGGCTGGTGCTCCAGTGGGTGATGATGGAGGCAGAATGGAGGGAAAACAGTttagcttttctctttttcaggagGCAGCATAGGTGACAGTGTGACATCTCTGGAAGCCAGGCTGGAGAAACAGGAACAGGACCTGGAATCAGATCCGAGCCCCTCCCATGAGTGAGtgacatgtgagtgtgtgtgtgcacgttaGAGTgtatgtgtgatgtgtgtggtgtgagtgaggtgtgtgttgtgtatgtgtgATGTGTGGTGTGAGGgaggtgtgtgttgt comes from Saccopteryx bilineata isolate mSacBil1 unplaced genomic scaffold, mSacBil1_pri_phased_curated manual_scaffold_25, whole genome shotgun sequence and encodes:
- the LOC136318286 gene encoding asialoglycoprotein receptor 2-like; protein product: MAQDFQDIQHLDSEENDHPLGTPPSQPLQQQSLCSRLWLSLPVLGFSDLLLMAICVIGSQRTQMQVEFWTLKEAFNNFSSSTLTEIRALGSHGGSIGDSVTSLEARLEKQEQDLESDPSPSHDTSQLICASWLVRWPSCEAMAQNAAPLTGWSMKAAATGSLAPD